A stretch of Gammaproteobacteria bacterium DNA encodes these proteins:
- a CDS encoding CYTH domain-containing protein, which produces MAHEIERKFLVRSDAWRAALSRSGATGVRIRQGYLSTSSTRSVRVRTAGERATLNVKGNKVGPRASEFEYAIPLADAIQMLSELCRRPFIEKTRYDIPGPDGHIWEVDEFHAENAGLVVAEIELSHEDQTFAHPQWLGEEVTDDPRYLNTNLVERPFTTWDRD; this is translated from the coding sequence ATGGCGCACGAGATCGAACGCAAGTTTCTGGTGCGGTCCGATGCATGGAGGGCCGCTCTATCGAGGTCCGGCGCGACCGGGGTCCGCATCCGGCAGGGCTACCTGTCCACCTCCAGCACCCGCTCGGTGCGCGTGCGCACGGCCGGCGAACGGGCCACGCTGAACGTGAAGGGCAACAAGGTCGGCCCGCGCGCCTCCGAGTTCGAATATGCGATTCCGCTCGCGGACGCGATTCAGATGCTCAGCGAACTATGCCGGCGCCCGTTCATCGAGAAGACCCGCTACGACATCCCCGGGCCCGACGGACACATCTGGGAAGTCGACGAGTTCCACGCCGAAAACGCCGGCCTGGTAGTCGCCGAGATCGAGTTGTCCCATGAGGACCAGACATTCGCCCATCCCCAATGGCTGGGTGAGGAGGTCACCGACGACCCGCGCTACCTGAACACCAACCTGGTGGAGCGTCCCTTCACCACCTGGGACCGGGATTAG
- a CDS encoding MBL fold metallo-hydrolase, giving the protein MGERREVRGQGGAGVSRREFLGAAAGAALLGPGLSSWRRADPYVLVLGVAQDGGMPQTGCYAPRCDRARERDQPRYVSSLAIVEPDAGRYYLVDASPDLRQQMDLIDAPGFRARAQERRPFDGIFLTHAHMGHYLGLAHLGREGLGIAPTPCYCSPEMAGFLASNGPWSLLVDEGRLDLRPVEFDRWYEVDDSLSAMATPVPHRPEFSDTVGWTFRGPSRSLLYLPDIDSWEAWDRDVAEVVRGVDVALLDGSFYSPGEVPGRNIEDIPHPMVPHTMDLLQEVARGETEVAFIHLNNTNPALDEGSAEAREIASRGFSVATEGQRFGL; this is encoded by the coding sequence ATGGGCGAGCGACGTGAGGTGCGCGGGCAAGGTGGGGCGGGGGTCTCCCGCCGGGAATTCCTGGGTGCGGCGGCCGGGGCTGCCCTCCTCGGTCCCGGCTTGTCGTCGTGGCGGCGGGCGGATCCCTACGTGCTGGTGTTGGGGGTGGCCCAGGATGGCGGCATGCCCCAAACCGGGTGCTACGCGCCCAGGTGCGACCGGGCCCGCGAACGCGACCAGCCCCGCTATGTGTCCTCGCTCGCCATCGTGGAGCCCGACGCCGGCCGGTACTACCTGGTGGACGCCTCTCCCGATCTCCGCCAGCAGATGGACCTGATCGACGCTCCGGGTTTCAGAGCGCGCGCCCAGGAGCGGCGGCCCTTCGACGGGATCTTTCTGACCCACGCGCACATGGGGCACTACCTGGGACTCGCCCACCTGGGGCGGGAAGGCCTGGGGATCGCCCCCACGCCGTGCTATTGCAGCCCCGAGATGGCGGGCTTTCTCGCATCCAACGGCCCCTGGAGCCTGCTTGTGGACGAGGGCCGTCTCGATCTGCGCCCCGTCGAGTTCGACCGCTGGTACGAGGTCGACGACAGCCTTTCCGCCATGGCCACCCCCGTCCCCCATCGTCCCGAGTTCTCGGACACGGTCGGCTGGACCTTCCGGGGTCCGAGCCGCTCCCTCCTCTATCTCCCGGACATCGACAGCTGGGAGGCGTGGGACCGGGATGTCGCGGAGGTCGTGCGCGGCGTGGACGTAGCCCTGCTGGACGGCTCCTTCTACAGCCCCGGCGAGGTTCCGGGGCGCAACATCGAGGACATCCCCCATCCCATGGTGCCGCACACGATGGATCTGCTGCAGGAGGTCGCGCGGGGCGAGACGGAGGTCGCGTTCATCCACCTGAACAACACCAACCCCGCGCTGGATGAGGGTTCGGCGGAGGCCCGGGAGATCGCGAGCCGCGGGTTCTCGGTGGCGACGGAGGGGCAGAGATTCGGGCTGTAG
- a CDS encoding sodium:solute symporter family protein — protein sequence MNTTLLLLLAYSAGLIGLGLWLGRRVSSAGGFFVAGRSLGPGLLFATVLAANIGAGTTIGAAGLGYRDGLAGWWWVGSAGVGTLVLALWVGPRIWAVARARGHLTLGDYLDDRYGPSVRAIIAVLLWLGTLALLAGQLIAMSDIFTVVAGWPRGWGVVVGGVVATTYFAAGGLMVAAWVNLVQLVVMVAGFGIALPWAMSAAGGWEAVVAAAPADGMNFWQGGESGWIYLALVAPGFVISPGLIQKAYGAVDARAIRIGLAATAVALLVFAAVPPLLGMVARVYEPALADHEFALPLVLTVGVPLWLGTLGLAAVFSAELSSSDAILFMLSTSLSRDLYRRFVRPDASDASVLRVARIAALTGGALGILLAAVLPGVIEALTIFYALLAVSLFVPVLGGLYTRRAGSPEALAAIAFGVMLWVAVRTGLIDNLPPLLTASVVGLLGSAIGFGVVLGARAILRRDPQ from the coding sequence TTGAACACCACCCTCCTCCTCCTGCTCGCCTACTCGGCCGGGCTGATCGGCCTCGGGCTCTGGCTGGGGCGGCGGGTCTCCAGCGCGGGCGGCTTCTTCGTGGCGGGCCGGTCGCTCGGCCCCGGCCTGCTGTTCGCCACCGTCCTCGCCGCCAACATCGGCGCGGGCACCACCATCGGCGCGGCCGGACTGGGCTACCGGGACGGCCTCGCGGGCTGGTGGTGGGTGGGCTCCGCGGGGGTCGGCACCCTGGTGCTCGCGCTCTGGGTCGGGCCGCGCATCTGGGCGGTCGCGCGCGCCCGCGGCCACCTCACCCTGGGCGACTACCTCGACGACCGCTACGGCCCCTCGGTGCGGGCGATCATCGCCGTGCTGCTGTGGCTGGGGACGCTCGCGCTGCTGGCCGGCCAGCTCATCGCGATGTCCGATATCTTCACGGTCGTGGCCGGGTGGCCGCGGGGATGGGGGGTGGTGGTGGGCGGCGTGGTCGCCACCACCTACTTCGCCGCCGGCGGGCTCATGGTGGCCGCGTGGGTCAACCTGGTGCAGCTGGTCGTCATGGTCGCCGGGTTCGGGATCGCGCTCCCCTGGGCGATGTCCGCCGCGGGCGGCTGGGAGGCGGTAGTCGCCGCCGCGCCCGCCGACGGCATGAACTTCTGGCAGGGCGGCGAATCCGGCTGGATCTACCTCGCCCTGGTGGCGCCCGGCTTCGTCATCTCCCCGGGCCTCATCCAGAAGGCCTACGGCGCGGTCGACGCCCGCGCGATCCGCATAGGCCTCGCCGCCACCGCGGTGGCCCTGCTGGTCTTCGCCGCCGTCCCGCCGCTCTTGGGAATGGTCGCGCGCGTCTACGAACCGGCGCTGGCCGACCACGAGTTCGCCCTTCCGCTCGTGCTCACCGTGGGCGTTCCCCTGTGGCTCGGCACCCTCGGCCTCGCCGCCGTCTTCTCTGCGGAACTCAGCTCCTCGGACGCCATCCTTTTCATGCTCTCGACGTCGCTCTCGCGCGACCTCTACCGCCGCTTCGTCCGCCCCGACGCCTCCGACGCCTCCGTCCTGCGGGTGGCGCGCATCGCGGCGCTCACCGGCGGCGCGCTGGGCATCCTCTTGGCAGCCGTGCTCCCCGGGGTCATCGAGGCCCTCACGATCTTCTACGCGCTGCTCGCCGTCAGCCTGTTCGTGCCTGTCCTGGGTGGCCTCTACACGCGCCGCGCCGGCTCACCCGAGGCTCTCGCCGCGATCGCATTCGGGGTGATGCTCTGGGTGGCGGTCCGCACCGGCCTCATCGACAACCTGCCGCCGCTGCTCACCGCCAGCGTCGTCGGCCTGCTCGGCTCCGCCATCGGGTTCGGCGTGGTGCTGGGCGCACGGGCGATCCTCCGTCGCGACCCGCAATAG
- a CDS encoding P1 family peptidase encodes MRYSSFARSTGVATALLFLCAGPGWSQETGGFAPGGGLADVPGIRVGHHTLAERPTGCTVVLAPEGTVGGVDVRGGAPGTRETDLLDPVNTVAIVNAVVLAGGSAFGLDAASGVVRYLEEQGVGYPVGPVVRVPIVSAAILYDLGVGGDWTVRPGPECGYQAAVGATGDPVRSGSVGAGAGATVGKLAGMGRAMKGGVGSASITLPSGLVVAALVAVNAVGDVIDPATGRVVAGVRSDDGTTLADARVLLRAGGPSGGSAGRNTTIGVVATNARLTKAEASRVALMAQDGYARAIYPVHTPGDGDTTFSLATGTLADSARASVGQVGALAADVVAAAILDAVRSATPLPGLPAAADLQAPPPDHPDPSEHPTAPQPTPVPQPAAARQPTPTPHP; translated from the coding sequence ATGCGGTATTCTTCGTTCGCGCGCTCTACCGGCGTCGCCACCGCCCTGCTGTTCCTGTGCGCCGGCCCGGGATGGTCGCAGGAGACCGGCGGCTTCGCTCCCGGCGGCGGGCTGGCCGACGTACCCGGCATCCGAGTGGGTCACCACACTCTTGCGGAGCGTCCTACCGGGTGCACGGTGGTGCTGGCGCCCGAAGGCACCGTGGGGGGCGTGGATGTGCGGGGAGGGGCGCCCGGCACGCGCGAGACCGACCTGCTCGACCCGGTCAACACCGTCGCGATCGTGAACGCCGTCGTGCTCGCCGGCGGCAGCGCCTTCGGGCTGGACGCCGCCAGCGGGGTGGTGCGCTACCTGGAGGAGCAAGGGGTGGGATACCCGGTCGGCCCGGTCGTTCGCGTACCGATCGTGAGCGCGGCCATCCTGTACGATCTGGGCGTGGGCGGGGACTGGACCGTGCGTCCCGGACCCGAGTGCGGGTACCAGGCCGCGGTCGGCGCGACCGGCGATCCGGTACGATCGGGGAGCGTCGGGGCGGGCGCGGGCGCTACCGTCGGCAAGCTGGCGGGGATGGGCCGCGCGATGAAAGGCGGGGTCGGTAGCGCCTCCATCACGCTGCCCAGCGGGCTGGTGGTGGCCGCCCTGGTGGCGGTCAACGCGGTGGGCGACGTGATCGACCCCGCGACCGGCCGGGTGGTCGCGGGCGTGCGCAGCGACGACGGGACCACCCTGGCGGACGCCCGCGTCCTCCTGCGCGCAGGAGGACCATCGGGCGGGTCCGCCGGCCGGAACACGACCATCGGGGTGGTCGCCACCAACGCGCGCCTCACCAAGGCGGAAGCCAGCCGGGTAGCCTTGATGGCCCAGGACGGGTACGCCCGCGCGATCTACCCGGTGCACACCCCCGGCGACGGCGACACCACCTTCTCGCTCGCCACGGGCACCCTCGCCGACAGCGCGCGGGCGAGCGTCGGGCAGGTGGGCGCGCTTGCGGCCGACGTGGTTGCGGCGGCGATCCTGGACGCCGTGCGCAGCGCGACCCCCCTCCCCGGCCTCCCCGCCGCCGCCGACCTGCAGGCCCCGCCGCCCGACCACCCCGACCCATCGGAGCATCCCACCGCCCCGCAACCCACACCGGTCCCGCAGCCCGCCGCCGCCCGGCAACCCACCCCCACCCCGCACCCTTGA
- a CDS encoding DUF1015 family protein, giving the protein MITIRPIRRALVPVDAAAADRVSAPNYDEFQSDEEVRALIRRTPESVLRVTMPHCDPGAEDEVAAESPPALARAAANMRALIDSDSVRAAHDLLYVYRIDDPARPSIDQIGLGGMARIDEIRTDASPAAPIIRNEGVREPKARGRAQLIEATSAFIGTVNCAVPDKSGAFARALERLASERGPDHGADDSRGCRHDIWLIDDASIQARLIALAAAEPEAYVADGNHRSAAAAMLDREHFLCVFFPLERMSLAPYNRLVRDVGLEDEVVLAGLRERFAIEEVPGAHQPARTHQIGLYTGRAWYRLRPLPGSYDERNAVECIDADIVQRNFFEAVLGIAEPGDHRLNFVGGDRDLDFLQAGVDSGRYRYAVTLAPVTLRQFAAVCRQNRIMPPKSTWFQPKIRSGLVIALEAESPQPK; this is encoded by the coding sequence GTGATCACCATCCGCCCCATCCGCCGCGCGCTCGTGCCGGTCGACGCCGCAGCAGCAGACCGCGTCAGCGCCCCCAACTACGACGAGTTCCAGAGCGACGAAGAAGTGCGCGCGCTGATCCGGCGGACTCCCGAGAGTGTGCTCCGCGTGACCATGCCGCACTGCGATCCGGGGGCGGAGGACGAAGTCGCCGCCGAATCTCCTCCCGCGCTCGCGCGCGCCGCCGCCAACATGCGGGCGCTCATCGACAGCGACAGCGTGCGCGCCGCGCACGATCTGCTCTACGTCTACCGCATCGACGACCCCGCCCGTCCCAGCATTGACCAGATCGGCCTCGGTGGCATGGCGCGCATCGACGAGATCCGGACCGACGCCAGCCCGGCCGCCCCCATCATCCGCAACGAGGGCGTCCGCGAACCGAAGGCGCGCGGGCGGGCGCAGCTCATCGAGGCCACCTCCGCGTTCATCGGCACGGTCAACTGCGCCGTTCCGGACAAATCGGGGGCGTTCGCCCGCGCCCTCGAGCGACTCGCGTCGGAGCGCGGGCCCGACCACGGAGCCGACGACAGCCGCGGGTGCCGCCACGACATCTGGCTGATCGACGACGCCTCCATCCAGGCGCGCCTGATCGCGCTCGCAGCCGCCGAGCCGGAGGCCTACGTCGCCGACGGCAACCACCGCAGCGCGGCCGCCGCGATGCTCGACCGCGAGCACTTCCTGTGCGTCTTCTTCCCTCTGGAGCGCATGTCGCTGGCGCCCTACAACCGCCTCGTGCGCGACGTCGGCCTGGAGGACGAGGTGGTGCTCGCGGGTCTCCGCGAACGCTTTGCGATCGAGGAGGTCCCGGGAGCGCATCAGCCCGCCCGAACGCACCAGATTGGCCTTTACACCGGACGCGCCTGGTACCGCCTGCGCCCGCTTCCCGGCAGCTACGACGAGCGCAACGCGGTCGAATGCATCGACGCCGACATCGTCCAGCGCAACTTCTTCGAAGCCGTCCTCGGCATCGCCGAACCGGGCGATCACAGGCTCAACTTCGTGGGAGGCGACCGCGACCTCGACTTCCTGCAGGCCGGTGTGGACAGTGGCAGGTACCGCTACGCGGTCACGCTCGCGCCCGTCACCCTTCGCCAATTCGCGGCTGTGTGTCGCCAGAATCGCATCATGCCGCCCAAGTCGACCTGGTTTCAGCCCAAGATCCGCAGCGGGCTGGTGATTGCGCTGGAAGCGGAGTCGCCGCAGCCGAAATAG
- a CDS encoding amidase yields the protein MLDSNSTRRRFMAHFAGTGLGATLLPGVLWARMQEAGAREVTAEMLGDALAISGLDFSEEERERMLESVNDRLSDYQELHELKIPNDISPPFHFNPLVPGMQVDRSVTPFRMSDLPRIERPSNLEDVAFWTVRELAELVRTRQVSSVELTEMYLQRLERYNPLLNCVVTLTDELALAQARAADREIAAGRYRGPLHGIPWGAKDIIATRGYKTTWGSPAYQDQVIDMDASIIEMLRDAGAVLVAKLTTGELAGGDQWFGGQTMNPWDPSTGSGGSSAGPGSATAAGLVGFSIGTETSGSILGPSSRCGLSGLRPTLGRISRYGVMALSWTQDRLGPMCRSAEDCALVMRAISRPDGLDLSVQDLPFNWDGTRSATRLRVGYLEGAFEEIEETDYRTAHQRTLEELESLGFMLTPIHIPEWSINVTAHSVEMAVFFDELLRSGRAELLGRQTRADGLRSARVIPAVEYLQSQRARTMMMMQLAEATSGVDVYLIPRGPRRPPGQQSDEPPPYSHGRNASSMTNYATHPALAVPNGFNDAGLPTSMTFCAQPFRETELLTVARAYQDATDHHRQYPDLDSAASG from the coding sequence ATGCTCGACTCCAATTCCACCCGACGACGTTTCATGGCCCATTTCGCCGGAACCGGGCTGGGCGCCACCCTCCTCCCCGGCGTGCTCTGGGCCAGAATGCAGGAGGCCGGTGCCCGGGAAGTCACCGCCGAGATGCTGGGCGACGCGCTGGCGATTTCGGGTCTCGACTTCAGCGAGGAGGAGCGCGAACGCATGCTCGAGTCGGTGAACGACCGGCTGAGCGATTATCAGGAACTTCATGAACTGAAGATCCCGAACGACATCTCGCCGCCCTTCCACTTCAACCCGCTGGTCCCGGGCATGCAGGTGGACCGGTCGGTCACTCCGTTCAGGATGAGCGACCTGCCGAGGATCGAGCGGCCCTCGAACCTCGAAGACGTCGCATTCTGGACCGTGCGGGAGCTCGCGGAGCTCGTTCGCACCCGGCAGGTGAGTTCGGTCGAACTGACCGAGATGTACCTGCAGCGCCTGGAACGCTACAACCCGCTGCTCAACTGCGTGGTCACCCTCACCGACGAGCTGGCGCTGGCCCAGGCGCGCGCGGCCGACCGTGAGATCGCCGCCGGACGGTACCGCGGGCCGCTGCACGGAATCCCGTGGGGCGCAAAGGACATCATTGCGACCCGCGGCTACAAGACCACCTGGGGCTCACCCGCCTACCAGGACCAGGTCATCGACATGGACGCGTCGATCATCGAGATGCTGCGTGACGCGGGCGCGGTGCTGGTCGCCAAGCTGACCACCGGCGAGCTGGCCGGAGGAGACCAGTGGTTCGGGGGCCAGACGATGAACCCGTGGGACCCGTCGACGGGCTCCGGTGGTTCCTCGGCGGGTCCGGGATCCGCTACCGCAGCCGGGCTTGTGGGCTTCTCGATCGGAACCGAGACCAGCGGCTCCATCCTGGGACCCTCGTCGCGCTGCGGCCTGAGCGGGCTTCGTCCGACGCTGGGCCGGATCAGCCGGTACGGGGTGATGGCGCTCTCCTGGACCCAGGATCGACTGGGCCCGATGTGCCGCTCCGCCGAGGACTGCGCGCTGGTGATGCGGGCGATTTCGCGTCCCGACGGCCTCGACCTGAGCGTGCAGGACCTCCCCTTCAACTGGGACGGCACCCGCTCGGCCACCCGGCTGCGGGTCGGGTACCTGGAGGGGGCGTTCGAGGAGATCGAGGAAACCGACTACCGAACCGCGCACCAGCGCACCCTCGAGGAGCTCGAGTCCCTCGGTTTCATGCTGACGCCCATTCACATCCCCGAATGGTCGATCAACGTCACCGCGCACAGCGTGGAGATGGCGGTCTTCTTCGACGAGCTGCTCCGTTCCGGCAGAGCGGAACTGCTGGGCCGCCAGACGCGTGCCGACGGTTTACGCTCCGCGAGGGTGATTCCCGCGGTCGAGTACCTGCAGTCGCAGCGCGCGCGCACCATGATGATGATGCAGCTCGCGGAGGCGACCTCGGGGGTGGATGTCTATCTCATCCCGCGGGGGCCGCGCCGCCCGCCGGGGCAGCAGTCCGATGAGCCGCCGCCGTACAGCCATGGCCGCAACGCGAGCAGCATGACCAACTACGCGACCCATCCGGCCCTTGCGGTGCCCAACGGCTTCAACGATGCCGGGCTCCCGACGAGCATGACCTTCTGTGCCCAACCTTTCCGCGAGACCGAGCTGTTGACCGTGGCGCGCGCGTACCAGGACGCCACCGACCACCACAGGCAATACCCGGATCTGGACAGCGCGGCGTCCGGGTAG
- the cysK gene encoding cysteine synthase A: protein MIDALIGRTPTLRLARVVEPTMAEVWLKLEGMNPAGSIKDRTARAMVDDAEARGLLKPGGTIVEPTSGNTGIGLAQIAAWRGYRLILCMPSSMSEERKRTLSAYGADFVLTDPERRMLAAREEAERIASETGAFYPDQFSNPANPRIHYETTGPELWADMKGRIDVFVYGSGTGGTISGAGRFLKKMDPRIQVVAVEPARSPVISGGERGQHQFQGMGPGFIPENLDRTVLDRVMTVYEEDAFPLGRRLAREEGLFLGMSSGGIVYAALQIAREIGPGHRVAAISPDDGARYLTTTLYSPEG from the coding sequence ATGATCGATGCACTGATCGGACGGACGCCGACGCTGCGCCTCGCGCGCGTCGTGGAGCCGACCATGGCGGAGGTGTGGCTCAAGCTGGAGGGCATGAATCCCGCCGGGTCGATCAAGGACCGGACCGCGCGGGCGATGGTCGACGATGCCGAGGCACGTGGGCTGCTCAAGCCCGGAGGCACCATCGTCGAACCCACCTCCGGGAATACCGGCATCGGCTTGGCGCAGATCGCGGCCTGGCGCGGATACAGGCTCATCCTCTGCATGCCGTCGTCGATGAGCGAAGAGCGCAAGCGGACTCTGTCGGCGTACGGAGCCGATTTCGTGCTCACCGACCCGGAGCGGCGCATGCTTGCGGCGAGAGAGGAAGCCGAGCGCATCGCATCGGAGACAGGCGCCTTCTACCCGGACCAGTTCTCCAATCCCGCCAATCCGCGCATCCACTACGAGACCACCGGGCCGGAACTCTGGGCCGACATGAAGGGGCGCATCGATGTTTTTGTGTACGGATCGGGGACCGGCGGGACCATCAGCGGGGCCGGGCGGTTCCTGAAGAAGATGGATCCGCGCATCCAGGTGGTGGCGGTCGAGCCGGCGCGCTCGCCCGTCATTTCGGGCGGCGAACGCGGGCAGCACCAGTTCCAGGGAATGGGACCGGGCTTCATCCCGGAGAACCTGGACCGGACCGTGCTCGACCGCGTGATGACGGTGTACGAAGAGGATGCGTTCCCATTGGGGCGGCGCCTCGCCCGCGAGGAAGGCCTCTTCCTGGGGATGAGCAGCGGCGGCATCGTATACGCCGCGCTTCAGATCGCGCGCGAAATCGGGCCCGGCCATCGCGTCGCCGCCATCTCGCCCGACGACGGCGCGCGCTACCTGACTACGACGTTGTATTCGCCGGAAGGGTAG
- the argB gene encoding acetylglutamate kinase, whose translation MAARHASAHAAGVGSGAVRRGPGRHRAGRHVKRSRAADRRFAGLRAAAPYVRLFRERIFVLKVGGEVLRSSGRIDALMEQVGILNSLGIRLVLVHGGGPQSTELARRLGHEPRMVAGRRVTRSEDLRVAAQVLSGEVNTALLGACRKEGIHAVGVSGVDAGLVTATRRPPMHMEGEGPDPVDFGFVGDIATVDPSSLHVFLDQGWVPVVSPLSADAEGRLLNINADTVASALAQALEATKLVFTMSAPGILRDLEDPATLISYLDLAGLRELHEQGVLARGMLAKAAAIEGAIEGGVPRVHLISGSARDSLLREIFTNEGSGTLIVRSVGTLSSDEQQAGEGG comes from the coding sequence ATGGCTGCGCGTCATGCCTCCGCTCACGCTGCGGGCGTCGGAAGCGGCGCAGTTCGCCGAGGCCCTGGGCGCCATCGCGCAGGACGGCACGTGAAGCGGTCACGCGCCGCCGACCGGAGGTTTGCCGGCCTGCGCGCCGCGGCGCCCTACGTGCGTCTCTTCCGCGAACGCATCTTCGTCCTGAAAGTGGGCGGTGAAGTCCTCAGGAGTTCCGGGCGCATCGATGCTCTGATGGAACAGGTGGGGATCCTCAACTCCCTGGGGATCCGCCTGGTTCTCGTGCATGGCGGTGGGCCCCAGTCCACCGAACTCGCGCGCCGCCTGGGCCACGAGCCCCGCATGGTGGCGGGCCGCCGGGTCACGCGTTCAGAGGATCTGCGCGTCGCCGCCCAGGTTCTGAGCGGCGAGGTCAACACGGCCTTGCTGGGCGCGTGCCGAAAGGAAGGGATTCACGCCGTGGGCGTCTCGGGGGTCGACGCCGGCCTGGTGACAGCCACCCGCCGTCCGCCGATGCACATGGAGGGGGAGGGACCGGATCCCGTGGACTTCGGATTCGTGGGAGACATCGCAACCGTCGATCCCTCTTCGCTGCACGTCTTCCTGGACCAGGGGTGGGTGCCCGTCGTGAGCCCGCTTTCGGCGGATGCGGAGGGCCGGCTGCTCAACATCAATGCGGACACCGTGGCGAGCGCGCTCGCCCAGGCGCTCGAGGCCACGAAGCTCGTTTTCACCATGTCGGCGCCCGGCATTCTCCGCGACCTTGAGGATCCGGCGACGCTGATCTCCTACCTTGATCTTGCGGGGCTCCGCGAGTTGCACGAGCAGGGCGTGCTCGCCCGTGGAATGCTCGCCAAGGCGGCGGCCATCGAGGGCGCCATCGAGGGCGGCGTCCCCCGCGTGCACCTCATTTCCGGGAGCGCGCGCGACAGCCTGCTGCGCGAGATCTTTACAAACGAGGGCTCCGGCACCCTCATCGTGCGGAGCGTCGGAACGCTGTCGAGCGACGAGCAGCAGGCGGGCGAGGGGGGATAA
- a CDS encoding aminotransferase class III-fold pyridoxal phosphate-dependent enzyme: protein MNTPAPTLVPDARQAEARHLAQVYGQLPLEPVSGRGAYLRCADGRRLLDLYGGHAVCALGYGHPRVLEAIRRQAGELMFTSNVNALRVRARAADKLAEFAPDDLDCVFFVNSGAEANENALRLACRLTGRRRVVALEHGFHGRSAAAAAVTWRARERWYGFPDTPFDVTFVPRDDAAGAVAAIDDETAAAIIEPIQGIAGAYVLQSDHVRALRAACDQHGALLIADEVQCGMGRSGKPFAIEHTGVVPDMLTTAKALGAGFPCSALIMSRALGDQLRIGDMGSTFGGGPLACAVIEAVLDTIREEGLLQQAAMREKEIRANCLAGPVLGIRGRGMLLGLKCRTSAREIRDALLHRDILTGTSSDASWLRVMPPLTLRASEAAQFAEALGAIAQDGT, encoded by the coding sequence ATGAACACACCAGCTCCGACCCTCGTTCCGGACGCGCGCCAGGCCGAAGCGCGGCATCTGGCCCAGGTGTACGGCCAGTTGCCTCTGGAGCCGGTATCGGGCCGGGGCGCCTATCTGCGGTGCGCCGACGGGCGCCGGCTTCTCGATCTCTACGGCGGGCACGCGGTGTGCGCGCTCGGCTACGGTCACCCGCGGGTGCTTGAAGCCATCCGCAGGCAGGCGGGCGAACTGATGTTCACCAGCAACGTGAACGCGCTGAGGGTGCGGGCACGGGCCGCCGACAAGCTGGCCGAGTTCGCGCCGGACGATCTCGACTGCGTTTTCTTTGTCAATTCGGGAGCGGAGGCCAACGAGAACGCCCTCAGGCTGGCCTGCAGATTGACGGGCCGCAGGCGCGTGGTCGCGCTGGAACACGGATTCCACGGCCGCTCGGCCGCCGCCGCCGCCGTGACCTGGCGGGCCCGCGAGCGCTGGTACGGCTTCCCGGACACCCCGTTCGACGTGACCTTCGTGCCGCGCGACGACGCGGCCGGAGCGGTTGCCGCCATCGACGACGAGACCGCAGCCGCCATCATCGAGCCCATCCAGGGCATCGCGGGCGCGTACGTGCTCCAATCGGACCATGTGCGTGCCTTGCGCGCGGCCTGCGACCAGCATGGCGCCCTCCTGATCGCGGACGAGGTGCAATGCGGCATGGGACGGAGCGGGAAACCCTTCGCGATCGAGCACACCGGCGTAGTGCCGGACATGCTGACCACCGCGAAGGCGCTCGGCGCCGGGTTCCCCTGCAGCGCGCTGATCATGTCACGAGCTCTGGGCGATCAGCTGCGAATCGGGGACATGGGCAGCACCTTCGGGGGCGGTCCGCTCGCGTGTGCGGTCATCGAAGCGGTGCTGGACACGATCCGCGAGGAGGGGCTTCTGCAGCAGGCGGCGATGCGCGAGAAGGAGATACGCGCCAACTGCCTCGCGGGACCGGTGCTCGGCATCCGGGGCCGCGGCATGCTGCTCGGACTCAAGTGCAGGACAAGCGCGCGCGAAATCCGCGATGCGCTCCTGCACCGGGACATCCTCACCGGAACCAGTTCGGATGCGTCATGGCTGCGCGTCATGCCTCCGCTCACGCTGCGGGCGTCGGAAGCGGCGCAGTTCGCCGAGGCCCTGGGCGCCATCGCGCAGGACGGCACGTGA